The region AGGGGAAGTTCACAGTGGCTTCTGAGGTTAAGCGGTTtctgggtaggtaggtaggtggtttCTGTTATATAAACACTGGCTTATAGAGAACGAGGTATTTAGATCAACCTCTTGTTTTTCCCAGAACATTAAAGAGTCATTATAATTAGagtcactcattcattcatttattccatTAGCATTTACGGTGCTCTCATAAGCGCCTAACTCCACTAAGCTTCATGGGGTAGGGCACCTAATAGAAAAGCCATAATTAAATCACAATGAACCTTCTTAGAAGTAATCTAGGCAATGTTTTTAACTAGCGAcgtcttaaaaaatgaaagtctCACTTCCCTGtagctatttttaatttgtgtatattttttcttttctttttttttttaattaggaaggTTAGGTTTGCCAATCTAGAACTGGGGGCAtccatttgaaggaaaaaaattagtaaaatcgGAATACTGTGGGGAAAGGCAGAAATGGTATTTTTATCTTGTGCTAGATTTTACTCTacaaacacagaaacccacacaaCATAGTCTAAAGGAACCAGATCAGttttacacacacaaatgcatatattgCCTTCCATCGCATAACTTAAAAGATGTGTTTGACCACGCCACTGGCAAAGTGCTAACTTAGATGTTGatgggtcgggggggggggggttaaaaagagaaaaacctcaAAGAATCTCGTGTGAGCTCTGAGGGAAACATAAATGGTATTTATACCTTGTATTAGGTATGTATGTCCACAACTTAAACTGAGCGCTCACACGAACTAGGCCGTGGAAAACTAGTCTATAGTGTCAAAAAACATGCCCATAGTGCTCTGGTTTCCAACCAGAGCTCAGAGCCCCGTGCAGTGCACAATCTGATTCCTGACAGGAAGGCGGCCCACCGGATGCATTCAACACACCAAAGATAAAGGGTCATTTGAAATATGGGTATGATATAGAGAAAAAACAGCAAGTTTGTCAGATTTCTACAACAACAAAGCTTCAACAGAATTTTTCATGAAGACTCAAATGCAGGCCATTGTCACAGAAAGAATTCATTCGCTGAACTATTACAGGTGTCAGCTCGAGAAGGGGCACCGGTGGCCTAATCTTGCCCTGTATCCCAGGATCCCCAGTCTCACCAGCTATTCTAATCAGCGGAGGCCTGTGACTTTCCACTGCTCAGAAAGAATCTGAGAAGCCCAGGCACTCGTCACCACCAGAACGCAGGTTTACAGCCCAATGTGCAGAGACATATGGCAGCTTTATGAGTGGCCTTGCGTATTGTGCCGTCCAAAATGAGCCCAGCTGAAAACTAACCAAGCCAGGGAggtgtattattttttttctttttctgcttcctataTTTTAATTTCCTACAGCTGCTTTTagtgaggggaaaaaaacccttttacaaaaactaaagaaaaccttaaaagacttttggagagaaaaatgtctttgaaaaacTATTGTGGTGACCCTTGCAATGCTTCTTTTACTTACCGTCATTAACCTCTATGCCTAGAATCGGACATCACCTTGGGAGTGTCTCTGCCTTTGTATTCTTAGCATTCTTATGTCCAAAGGCACACATGCCCCAAATCCAAGCATACCCTTTTTACACAAGTTCAAGCATCTCAACACAACTACCTAAAAGTTCATTAatcacatttttgttgtttttagcatTTACTAATGGCCCTcaaatgggtttcattatgaaatatgtgtttatgtacatacaCTCATGGTGGAGTATACACGTTAACACCTTAAGTGTCAGGCGCCAgtcatctttttttgtttcttgagacagagttccattggcatggaactcaccaagtaggctaggctggggGGCCAGCAGGCCCCAAGGATCTTCATGTCTTCACCTCCcccacactgggattacaagcatgtaccaccacacctggctcttttgaggtgggtcccagggatagaactcaggtctttgtgttttCAAGCCAAGGCAAGTAGTTTAACCGAGCTAGCTCTCCAGCACCATCGGTTGTTTTGGtcgtttctctctctgtctctctctgtctctctctctgtgtctctgtctctctctctgtgtctctctctctctctctctctctctctctctctttttcaggaCTAAGAATTAGGGACTCAAGCCTGCTAGGGAAATGCCCTGGACCCCAGTCCTTCATTACacttttatgcatgtatataatatactcAGATCATATCCCATCCATTACCCTCTTGTGTCCTCTTCCCCTCCAACTGGTCCCCTTCCTTATCATAAACTGGATAGTTTCTTGACCAATTTATTAAGAATAACTGACTCATCACCATGAATCTGGGGTCTCTGAGATGAAGCAGCATTCACTACTGGATgcacaaacaaaaactcagaggAATAATAACTTCGTTATTCTAATAACACAGCTTACCTGATTTCTTATGCAACTTTCCAATGCAAACTATACCACCAAAAAAGTCTGATCTCTTAAGAAAATGCTAAGTACACTTTATTTAATGACTTGGAATGTGATTTTTAtcatagaaaacactatttttagACAGTACTCCTTTTTTAATAACAGAGTCAAGGCCTTGGCTTACCTTTCATCCCTAACCTAAAAGTGGGGCTACACATGGAAATGCGGGGCTTCACTTTCTTAGTGGAAAACAACCATTCCGGGACATTTTATAAAAGTTAGAACAATGCTTTTAGAGGAAATGCTTTTAGAGGAAATGCAGTGTTTATTGTGTAAaggatttatatttattaatcaaGGAtacaagccaaaacaaacactATTAAAATTAACCAAGATGGTGACAGTTGATGTGAACTATTACTTCAGCCTGGTGAGGAAAACCTAGCTAAAGTTAATCAAGATAAGTTCCAttaaattcataaagaaaatacaactgTTCTGATACCATTAAAGTAATAATAACCTTTCAAATCACGAAGTCTAAATGCCTTAGTTTGGAGACAAAATACATACACTGTGTGCTGAAAGCTCATGTGTCACAGAATGTGGGCAGTGCTGCTTAAGTCTTAGTGCCCTGCACTCAAAGCCTGAGACGGTTACCACCCCCCAGGAATACTAATGATGGGCACTACTGATGACTACCTGGAAAGAAATTAGACAACACGGCTCTATCAGCAGAGACTAATGAAACATTTTCCTTCTTGGTGCAGATTATACAATCAAGCCACAGATTCTTGACTAGCAAGAGGCCCACCCAGGGAAGCCAATTTTCTGTCATACTAGATCAACAGCAAATTCATAGGGGTTAAATTGCCATCAACACTGTATCAAAATGGCAAATTCACAGCACGTTTACAGCCACTAcactgagaaataaaaatcaagggaAACATGGGGCATTATTTCAGTTACAATTTACTAGCTCTTCCAGTGTTCAGATCCAGGCATGTAAGAATAGGACAGAGAGTGGACATAGAACACAATACACAAATATCTTGATTGAATCAGTCTACTGGTATAGTTCTCCAGGCTAATAAGATGTCAGTCTCCATCCAGGCGTTATTAAAACTCGCAAGGGTAACCTTAATatccaaaaattaaagaaaaaaaggttaattTAGTTATTACCTAAATTTCATCACTTGCATTTCCCCACATTCTGGTCTATTCCCACTAATGACGACCTCCCTATGTGCTCCCAGTTAAAATATGACAGGCACACTAGATATTGATTCAACCAGTAACAACTGCCCCCCCATATCTGGTTTCTGGTTTAAGCCAGATGAACTTAATTCACCTAAATCTAGTCTATCAGAAATATATTTCTACCAAGCAACACTTTAAGCACTAAGACTGTATGGTAAATGAAAATTACGATCTAGGGGCAATGCCAACATTAGTCAAGAGCAGGGCATATATCCCCTAACACTTCATGAATTAAAACTCATGGTTAGATTCTTTGTTTCTCCCCACTCTAGGTCAAAATACATGAGAAAGGAGACCTCTTGGGATCTTTAGGTTGGCATGTGGAGGTGAGCACTTAAATCCAACAAGTTCTTCTATTGAACAAATGCTTGAAAAAGCAAGCACGGATTAACTAATACTTTCAGACCAGTCTTGCAGACAGAAACACGACCTGCCTAAACAGTGCTTACACAGTAACAAGAAGACTTAAACAAGCTACTAGAGAACACCTTGGAAAACAGTTCATAATTCCTATGCACAAGCTACCATAATATCAATATGAACAGGGTTAAGAACCAAACTGAACACACCTTAAAGTTGGAGAGGAAGAAGCCCATGTGTATACTGCTTATACTATTTCATACTGATTATTTGTTATGGCACGAGAGAGGCAGTAGGCGAGAAAGATTCCAATTAGCTggagagaaaataagaacaaaatttaaaacacacacatataaagaaatcaaagtgCTCAGGATATGAGTGTATCCTAATCTTATTTGTAATTCATCGATGATTTTCTTCCTTGAGTTTCCCTTACATGACGAAATTAGCTACTTCTTCAGTGCCTAGATCACATTCAAAGAATCTACAAAGCCTTACTACTAACCATGACCCAGAACTTCACAACAAACACTAAAGGGAAAATTCAAGAGTCATGGGTCAGCTACTGAAAAGCAAATGAGGGTATTGTTTATAATACACATCAAGTAAAATCCCAACCAATGTGAACAAGTAATTTCTTGGATGTACTTGTGCTGTTCAATACAACAGACATTAGACTTCTGTGGCTGTAGAGGACTTTAACAAAGTTAGAACAACTGGGGTTTTAATCTTATCTACTCCTCAGAATGAAGGTGGCTAGTAGCCGCTCTGGTGGTGCAGATTTAGATAGTAAGAAATGcgactttaaaaatatattggaaCTAGCCTGTTAGTCTTACTTCTATCATGCTTAaggtaaaaaaacaacaaataaaagctttaaaaattcacTCCAAATCACATAAACTTTTGATGCTACAGTGAGCAGCACAACTCGGGAAAAATTCAGTCTATAACGTGACTAGATAACAGGCACATATGAAATGGAGACTGGTGGGACCTATTTACAACCCGCCAGCCAGTTGTAGCCCAGAAAAAAAGactttataataaagttttagaaccctgactaatactgACCACAGAGTAAAACCAAGATTCCTATCAATTCATCTTTTGACCAACTATAAGAATATTGTGTCTTCCCACAGTTAACTACTTTCAGAAAATACATACTGGacctgggatgtggctcagtggtagaatgcttgcataCAATTGGTTAAGACTCTTGTTTAAGCCCCccccacatatgcatatatgtatgttgtaTACTTACTGGTAGGATTAAATTCTAAGTCTTACATTTATAGATTCAAGGCATGATTGGCTATGACAATGGGaattaaaatttagatttatttgtatttgtgtaaaATATGAATCAAAAAACCCTCCACTTAAACAATAAACTAAATGACTCAATTACAAATCAAAATCAATAATATACACCCAAAGTAAGTCCCATGACATCACCAAAAGATAAGCCAGAGCGTTGCTATCCTGTGATGGATAACTGGCTGCTTTGTGAGAAATAAGACTTCCCTTACATTGTCCTCACTGTTCAGTCCCCTGAAGTAAAACCTTCATGTCTTAACAGTGAAACTGAGATGGgtatgctggcacatgcctttcattaCATCccttgagagggagagacagctagATCTTcttgagttcgaggacagcctggtttacattttgagttccaggccagctaggactacattgtgagactctgtctcaaaaaaaaagtaaaaaaccctTCTCCTATAACTACAAGAATAAGAGATTTTCCAAAGAGCAAAAAAAACTTACCTGAAAGCAAGCAACTCCAAAAGAAATTCCAGCAACGACTCCCATTTCTGATTCTATAATTGTCATGACCTTTATGAAACAACCCTAATGGCAGAGGAAAAGACATTGAgtacaaaacaagaaaagctgTGCTGTTCTTCCTGGCAATGACTGCTTTGATCACTCAGCTGTCCACAGAAGATGGTCTTGGCAGCTACTAGCCTTTGACTACCATTGTACTGAAATCTAGCCCGTGCATCCACCCCTAGTCACAACTAGTTCCACCTTCTGGATTAAGCATTGGGCATTCACTTCCTAGTTGTATGGAATGAAGTACCAGCTCCCCTACAAACTTCAGATGAAGTCTATTCATGCGAGTTAACACTTGTGTCCTTTTGATATTCCATTAAATCCTCAAATACCATCAGATCAAAAGTCCTAAGAAGGTCCTTACTTCTTTGTTGACtttatctttgtctctctgtggaGTACAACCTTCCAGCTTACAGCAGCTCTTGGGGAATCCTGTTTCTGAATAATAATTAGTATCTTCCCAATCTCCACAGTCGGTGACACCACAACAATGCAACTGAGAAAAAATTGTTAAAAGCATTTGTAGTCATTCATGTTACTGGTTTGCAGGCAGACATTCCACCTTCCGTCATCTTCTATTGTGCTATGGGACCAAACAATATGCAATACACTAATATACTCGAGGATTTCTCTTCTTAATATCCAAGAGACTGGCATTTGATTCCAACGATAAGCATGACAGTATTCAACTGGCTTTCCTGCGCTGTTGTAGTTGGCACTAACAGTATTTGTCTATGATGTaagtggagaggaagggaacaAGGACACGTTGGTAGACCAGCACACAGCTATGCAGTATCGCCCCACACTACTTTTCCATAGTAGGAAACACCTAGCTGCCCAGCTCCATCCTTTCCTCTGAGGCAATAAAGAATGTGCTTCACTCCTGAAAGAGCACCAGCTCTAACCACTTACCGTACTTTGGATCTTGTCTACAGCTTCGCTCCTATAATCCCTTGTGGAGTTGTACTCCTTCAGAGCGTTTACATAGTTACTTTTAAAGCTGTTCTTGATCTGTATGGGAAAAGTGAAATGCCAATAAACAAAGATTCTAGAAACTACTTTGCGTTTCTCTATCAAATAAGAAATTCTTAGGACTGGCCAATAGTTCTATCTTTAATGTGTGGGGTAATAAACTTCCATGGTCCAACCCGGTCTCTTAAGGGATATAGTTTGGCTGAAAGGGCTATTAAACAAAACGTTACAACATAATGCCTACAAGTTCAAGGTGCTGTAAGAGCATGTGCCTAAATCTTTCTCCACGTAAAAGTCTGACGCCTATCGAATCGAGTTGCAAACTTTTCCTTTGAAAGACTGCACTAACAGTTCAAATGGCACTCAAATACACCCTTCCTACTTGATGAATAGCTTCTCAGTAGTGCCATGCCTCCTGGATTTTAATATATGACTCTTAATGTTTTGATGATTTACATTAACTATATCTTTTCAAAATGTGACTTATGAGGTCTTAATTTTGTTATAAACGCTGTATTTTACTTTCCCCTTAGTAATGTTATTAAGCTCCACTTTAATAGGTGTTTATGCACCAAATTACAACTAGAAATTAGTGTGATTGTGGTATCATTTTCTTCTAGTGATTATCATCCTACAAATTTTTGAATGTTCATTCACATTAAAAGTATGTCAGAGTTTTTACTAGAAATTCACTATTTTCAGATGCAGATTGAAAGCTTAGCTTGAAATAGAGCTTGAAGTGGggtttaaaatgaatgaaagctGTCGAACTGCACTATTTAGGCTACCTGAGATAGGAGTAAATTTGAACACAGTATGATTGTCTAAGTCGGGCTTACCTCATGTCTGAAC is a window of Arvicola amphibius chromosome X, mArvAmp1.2, whole genome shotgun sequence DNA encoding:
- the Tspan6 gene encoding tetraspanin-6; this translates as MASPSRRLQTKPVITCFKSVLLIYTFIFWITGVILLAVGIWGKVSLENYFSLLNEKATNVPFVLIGTGTVIILLGTFGCFATCRASAWMLKLYAMFLTLIFLVELVAAIVGFVFRHEIKNSFKSNYVNALKEYNSTRDYRSEAVDKIQSTLHCCGVTDCGDWEDTNYYSETGFPKSCCKLEGCTPQRDKDKVNKEGCFIKVMTIIESEMGVVAGISFGVACFQLIGIFLAYCLSRAITNNQYEIV